The following DNA comes from Photobacterium sp. DA100.
AGCAAAAAAAGATGTTAGATTTTACAACACAATAACTTGATCACGATGTTGTAATTTTTGCAACAAAATATGCACGTTTCAGATCACATTTCGTGACCTAGCATTGCAATAATTTGCTGAAGCTTGTCGGCCTGATCAAAACTGATAACGATCTTTCCTTTGCCATTTTTCTGCTGATTTATCGCCACCTGGGTGCCAAACTGCTCACTTAGCTGGTTTTCTACCGCTTCGATTCGCGGGTTGGCCACGGCTATTTTTGGCTCAGGTTCTGGCGTCAGCATCTTCTTCACCAAGCGCTCGGTATCACGAACCGTTAACATCTTGGCTACAACAATTTGGGCAGCTTCCAGCTGCTGCTCATCGGGCAGGGCTAGCAAGGCACGGGCATGGCCCATTTCCAGCTGTTTTTGCTCCACCATACGCTTGACTGGCGCTTCGAGCTGATTAAGGCGCAGCAGGTTCGACACCGCTGCGCGGGACTTACCGACCGCTTCAGCGACCTGCTGGTGAGTTAGTGAAAACTCACTCTGCAGACGCTCCAGCGCCTGTGCTTCCTCTATCGCATTGAGATCTTCACGCTGGATATTCTCAATCAGGGCAATCGCCACAGTAGCCCGGTCGTTAACATCCTTAATAATACAAGGGACTTTCTGAAGGCCCGCTTGACGCGAAGCACGCCAGCGCCTTTCTCCGGCAATAATTTCGTACTGCTGCGGCGCCATTTCGCGTACCACAATCGGCTGGATCACCCCTTGGGCGCGGATTGACTCGGCCAATTCGGCCAATGCCTCATCCGACATATCTTTTCGGGGCTGGTAACGGCCTGGAGCCAGTTGGCTGATAGCCAATTCTCTCAGGGTGCCGTCAGCCGACAGTGTTTGTGCTTTATCTGCCTGCTGCTGCTTGGTTGCCGCAACAGAGCTGGTGGCCAGCAAGGCATCAAGGCCCTTTCCCAGACCCCGTTTATTCATGTTCATGGTTACCCTTTATGCATCGACCGCACCGGCATTTTTTGCCAGCTCGTCACGGCGGATAATTTCACCGGCCAAAGCCAAGTAGGCTTTAGCACCACTCGAATACTTGTCGTAGTACATGGCCGGTCGACCATGGCTAGGGGCTTCGGCCAGACGAACATTGCGCGGAATAACGGTGCGATATACCTTGTCGCCAAAATGCTTCTTGAGTTGCTGGGAAACTTCGCTTGCCAGCCTGTTGCGCGGGTCATACATGGTCCGCAGCAAGCCCTCAATTTTCAGCTCGCTATTGACGACGGCGGTGAGTTTACTGATGGTGTCCATCAATGCCGTCAGCCCTTCGAGGGCGAAATATTCGCACTGCATAGGAACCAGAACAGAGTCTGCAGCTGTCATTGCATTGATTGTAAGAAGGTTTAAGGCAGGAGGACAATCAATAAAGATGAAATCATAGTTATCACGAACTACCTCTAAGGCGTTACGCAGCCTTACCTCGCGGGCAAAGACTTCCATCAATTTGATTTCTGCCGCCGTGACATCACCGTTGGCAGCTATCAGGTGATAGCCGCCAGTGGTATCGGTGATCACGACATCGTGGAATGCAGTTTCTTCGACAAGAAGCTCATAAGCCGTTGCATCGACTTGGTATTTGTCTACACCGCTGGCCATGGTGGCATTGCCCTGAGGATCCAGATCAATGACCAATACCTTGCGCTGCGTGGCCGCCAGTGACGCTGCCAAGTTGACACATGTTGTGGTTTTACCCACGCCTCCCTTCTGGTTGGCTACCGCTATGACTCTTCCCACAAAAAAACCTCATCCGTTAATCCTTTGCTGTCAAGATTACTAGATGGCGTTCGCCTTCTAACTCCGGAACTTGCAAAGATTTGACTTCCGTCACAGAACACCATTCCGGCAGTTCTGTCACTTCCTGTTGATTAAATTGCCCCTTCAGCGCAAGAAAACACCCGTTGCTGGCAGGGAGGTGGTGGCACCAGGAGACCATATCACTCATTGAGGCAAAGGCGCGACTGAGCACGGCATCAAAGCCCACTTCAGGCTGGAACTCCTCAACCCGGCTCTGTACCGGGGTGACATTCTCGATCTTCAGTTCGTGGATCACCTGGCGGATAAAACGGATCCGCTTGCCCAGGCTATCCAGCAAGGTGAACTGCTTGTCCGGGTTCATGATCGCCAGAGGGATCCCTGGCAGTCCCGGGCCGGTACCGACATCGATAAACCGCTCACCGTCTAGGTGAGGGCTTACCACAATACTATCCATGATATGTTTCACCAACATCTCATACGGATCACGTACCGATGTCAGATTATACGCCTTATTCCATTTATCCAGCATGGCAACGTAGCCGACTAGCTGGTCAATTTGCTGTTCTGTGACTGTGAGATCAGTTTGCGCTATCAGTTGCACCAGACGTTGTTTCACAAATTACTCCTATTCGCCTTTTTTCAGCAGACCTTGCTTCTTGAGATAAACCAATAGCAGGGAAATGGCTGCCGGGGTGATCCCTGAAATACGTGATGCCATACCGATAGTCTCCGGTTTGGCATCATTGAGCTTGGCAATCACTTCATTGGACAAGCCTTTGACCACGCTGTAATCGAGATCAAGCGGTAGCTTGGTCTTCTCGTGACGCAACGACTTTTCGACTTCGTCTTTCTGGCGGTCGATATAGCCCTGGTATTTAACCTGGATTTCCACCTGCTCGCTCGCCTGGCTGTCTTCGTGGGCCGGACCGAACATGTCGATATCAGTGAGCTGGTTGTAGGTCACTTCCGGGCGGCGCAGCAAGTCTTCACCGCTCGCCTCACGGACGATAGGCGTTTTGAGAATTTGGTTCACGGCCTCAACCTGCTCAGAGGTTGGGGTTACCCAAATACTTTTCAGGCGCTGACGCTCCTGCTCCATATTTTCCAGTTTCTGGTTGAAGCGCGCCCAACGCTCATCATCCACCAGACCAAACTCGCGGCCAATCTCCGTCAGGCGCAAATCAGCGTTGTCTTCACGCAGCAGCAAGCGGTATTCGGCACGGGACGTGAACATACGGTACGGTTCTTTGGTTCCCATGGTCGACAAATCGTCAATCAGCACGCCCATGTAAGCCTGGTCACGGCGAGGACTCCAGCCCTCACGGTCCTGGGCTAGCAGGGCAGCGTTCATCCCGGCCAGCAAGCCTTGTGCAGCCGCTTCTTCGTAGCCGGTTGTGCCATTGATCTGTCCAGCAAAGAACAGGCCATTGATAAACTTGGTTTCGAAAGTCTGCTTCAAATCACGCGGATCAAAGAAATCATATTCGATGGCATAACCCGGGCGAACGATATTGGCGTTTTCGAAGCCCTTCATCGAACGGACAATCTGCATCTGGACATCAAACGGCAAGCTGGTGGAAATACCGTTAGGGTACAGCTCGTGAGTCGTCAGGCCTTCTGGTTCAATGAAGATCTGGTGGCTGTCCTTATCGGCAAAACGCATCACCTTGTCTTCGATCGAAGGACAGTAACGCGGGCCGATCCCTTCGATCACCCCCGAATACATCGGACTACGATCCAAATTGTTACGGATCACATCGTGGGTTTTCTCGTTGGTGTGGGTGATAAAACACGGGATCTGTCGTGGATGATCCGAGGCTTTGCCCATGAACGAAAACAGCGGTGTCGGGTTATCACCATGCTGGGCCTGCAGCAGGCTGAAATCGACACTGCGGGCATCGATGCGCGGAGGTGTCCCCGTCTTGAGACGATCAACACGGAAAGGCAACTCTCGTAAGCGCGCAGCTAGGGTGATCGACGGTGGATCCCCGGCACGGCCACCGCTGTAGTTTTCCAGACCGATGTGGATCTTGCCGCCCAGGAAGGTCCCTACGGTCAAAACGACCGCCTTGGCACGGAACTTAAGGCCCATTTCAGTCACGGCACCAACGACGCGATCGTTTTCGATAATCAGATCATCGACCGCTTGTTGGAATAACATTAGGTTCGGCTGGTTTTCCAGCGCTTCGCGTACTGCAGCTTTGTACAGGGCGCGGTCTGCCTGGGCGCGTGTTGCCCTTACAGCAGGGCCTTTCGACGAGTTCAAAGTACGGAACTGGATCCCGCCCTTGTCGATCGCCCGGGCCATTAAACCTCCAAGGGCGTCAACTTCTTTAACCAGGTGTCCTTTCCCGATCCCGCCGATTGCTGGGTTGCATGACATCTGTCCCAACGTATCGATGTTGTGTGTCAGCAGCAGGGTTTTTTGTCCCATACGGGCTGCAGCCAGTGCGGCTTCTGTACCGGCATGGCCGCCACCTACAACGATGACATCAAAATTGTCCTGGTAAAACATGAAACTACCTCGGGTATTCAAAATTGCCAGTGATTTATCTTTGAGCAAAGGTGCAACATTCTATCCTGTTTCAGCCGTAGAGAGAATCTTTACTGAAGATCATTTGATCCGGAGGAAAATCACATTTTGAATATAGATAAGATCTTTTAAATAGATCTTCTGTTGGATCTATTATATGGATCCGCCGATCGTGTGGATAAGTGATAAATGATCCTTATGATCATGGTGTTAGAGAGGATCATTTGTTGTGGAGTGGCATGGATCAGTGCAAGGATTAGCTGGGATCAAAAACGGTAGTTATCAACAAGCGAATATGAGCCTAGAAGTTATTAAATGGATAACTATCGTTTGATCACTGTTTAGATCTATAGTTATCCACAGAAAAAAGTTTACGGGTCGTATAATTCTGAGTAAAAATCTGTTTGTTTTTTGCTCAGTTTAGGCTGTTTTTCCAGTTGTCCAACCATGCCTCAGCCGGATCTTCCGGTACCGGATCCTGTGAAACATCAATTTCCAATCGTTCTCCGAGGCGGATCGCCCCCAGTTTTGCCAGTAGTTGATCGATATTCTTGGCTGCGGCACAGAATGTATCGTAACTGGAGTCACCCAGACCGATCACACCATAGCGCAAGCAGGCAAGATCCGGCTGTTGGTTGGTCAACTGCTCCACGAAAGGTTGGAAATTGTCAGGAAACTCGCCAGCACCGTGAGTGGAGCAGACCACCAGCCAGATATTGTCAGTGGGAAGCTGTTCTAGCTCGGCACTATTGATGATGTTTGTGCTGTGGCCGGCTTGCTCAAGCAAATCACTGAGGTGATCGGCGACATATTCGGCGCCTCCGAGGGTACTGCCAGTAATAAGGGTGATATGGCTCATGGTATACATACCTGTGTAGATATTCACAACAAATTTATACACAGCATTGTACTGGCTCAGAGCAGGGATGAAAGCCTGATCTTGCGGTAAGGAGGATCTTTTTCGAAAGGTTATTCACAGCCTGCTCCGAGGATCCGAAACAGGCCGTGAAGGGGATCGCGCTGGCGGGATCGATTATTTGCCGATACAGAACGAGGTGAAGATCCGTCCGAGCAGATCGTCGGAGGTGAACTCGCCGGTGATCTCGCTCAGGTGCTGCTGGGCGAGGCGGAGCTCTTCGGCAAGGATCTCCCCGGCCATGAAGCCTTCCAGCTGCTCTTTACCGGTTTCTAGGTGGCTTGCTGCGCGCTCGAGGGCGTCGAGGTGACGCCTGCGTGCCATGAAGCCGCCTTCGGTCGTACCGGCAAAGCCCATGCACTCCTTGAGGTGCTCACGCAGTGGCTCTACGCCATCACCGGTACGCGCTGAGAGGCGGATCAGGGTCGGGTTGTTGACGTGGCAGATCCCCGCATCTTCACCTGTTAGCTCGACCTTGTTGCGGATCACTGTGATACCCAGCCCCTCAGGTAGGCGCTCGATAAATTCAGGCCAGATCTCGGTCGGGTCGGTTGCGTCGGTGGTGGTGCTGTCTACCATGA
Coding sequences within:
- the rsmG gene encoding 16S rRNA (guanine(527)-N(7))-methyltransferase RsmG; this translates as MKQRLVQLIAQTDLTVTEQQIDQLVGYVAMLDKWNKAYNLTSVRDPYEMLVKHIMDSIVVSPHLDGERFIDVGTGPGLPGIPLAIMNPDKQFTLLDSLGKRIRFIRQVIHELKIENVTPVQSRVEEFQPEVGFDAVLSRAFASMSDMVSWCHHLPASNGCFLALKGQFNQQEVTELPEWCSVTEVKSLQVPELEGERHLVILTAKD
- a CDS encoding ParB/RepB/Spo0J family partition protein, translated to MNKRGLGKGLDALLATSSVAATKQQQADKAQTLSADGTLRELAISQLAPGRYQPRKDMSDEALAELAESIRAQGVIQPIVVREMAPQQYEIIAGERRWRASRQAGLQKVPCIIKDVNDRATVAIALIENIQREDLNAIEEAQALERLQSEFSLTHQQVAEAVGKSRAAVSNLLRLNQLEAPVKRMVEQKQLEMGHARALLALPDEQQLEAAQIVVAKMLTVRDTERLVKKMLTPEPEPKIAVANPRIEAVENQLSEQFGTQVAINQQKNGKGKIVISFDQADKLQQIIAMLGHEM
- a CDS encoding ParA family protein, with the protein product MGRVIAVANQKGGVGKTTTCVNLAASLAATQRKVLVIDLDPQGNATMASGVDKYQVDATAYELLVEETAFHDVVITDTTGGYHLIAANGDVTAAEIKLMEVFAREVRLRNALEVVRDNYDFIFIDCPPALNLLTINAMTAADSVLVPMQCEYFALEGLTALMDTISKLTAVVNSELKIEGLLRTMYDPRNRLASEVSQQLKKHFGDKVYRTVIPRNVRLAEAPSHGRPAMYYDKYSSGAKAYLALAGEIIRRDELAKNAGAVDA
- the mioC gene encoding FMN-binding protein MioC; this encodes MSHITLITGSTLGGAEYVADHLSDLLEQAGHSTNIINSAELEQLPTDNIWLVVCSTHGAGEFPDNFQPFVEQLTNQQPDLACLRYGVIGLGDSSYDTFCAAAKNIDQLLAKLGAIRLGERLEIDVSQDPVPEDPAEAWLDNWKNSLN
- the mnmG gene encoding tRNA uridine-5-carboxymethylaminomethyl(34) synthesis enzyme MnmG, whose protein sequence is MFYQDNFDVIVVGGGHAGTEAALAAARMGQKTLLLTHNIDTLGQMSCNPAIGGIGKGHLVKEVDALGGLMARAIDKGGIQFRTLNSSKGPAVRATRAQADRALYKAAVREALENQPNLMLFQQAVDDLIIENDRVVGAVTEMGLKFRAKAVVLTVGTFLGGKIHIGLENYSGGRAGDPPSITLAARLRELPFRVDRLKTGTPPRIDARSVDFSLLQAQHGDNPTPLFSFMGKASDHPRQIPCFITHTNEKTHDVIRNNLDRSPMYSGVIEGIGPRYCPSIEDKVMRFADKDSHQIFIEPEGLTTHELYPNGISTSLPFDVQMQIVRSMKGFENANIVRPGYAIEYDFFDPRDLKQTFETKFINGLFFAGQINGTTGYEEAAAQGLLAGMNAALLAQDREGWSPRRDQAYMGVLIDDLSTMGTKEPYRMFTSRAEYRLLLREDNADLRLTEIGREFGLVDDERWARFNQKLENMEQERQRLKSIWVTPTSEQVEAVNQILKTPIVREASGEDLLRRPEVTYNQLTDIDMFGPAHEDSQASEQVEIQVKYQGYIDRQKDEVEKSLRHEKTKLPLDLDYSVVKGLSNEVIAKLNDAKPETIGMASRISGITPAAISLLLVYLKKQGLLKKGE